A genomic stretch from Hoplias malabaricus isolate fHopMal1 chromosome 4, fHopMal1.hap1, whole genome shotgun sequence includes:
- the atp6v1f gene encoding V-type proton ATPase subunit F, producing the protein MAGRGKLIAVIGDEDTCTGFLLGGIGELNKNRKPNFLVVEKDTSVTEIEETFKSFLARSDIGIILINQFIAEMIRHAIDAHMQSIPAVLEIPSKEHPYDASKDSILRRAKGMFSADDFR; encoded by the exons ATGGCGGGCCGGGGGAAGCTGATCGCCGTGATCGGAGATGAAGACACCTGTACCGGGTTCCTGCTCGGGGGAATCGGGGAACTCAACAAGAACCGAAAACCCAACTTCTTAGTGGTGGAGAAGGACACCAGCGTCACAGAGATTGAGGAGACCTTCAA GAGTTTCCTGGCTCGGAGTGACATCGGGATCATCCTCATTAACCAGTTCATTGCAGAGATGATTCGCCATGCCATTGATGCTCATATGCAGTCCATCCCAGCTGTGCTGGAAATCCCCTCCAAAGAGCATCCATATGATGCCTCCAAGGACTCCATCCTGCGCAGAGCTAAGGGCATGTTCTCTGCAGACGATTTCCGATAA
- the lamtor4 gene encoding ragulator complex protein LAMTOR4 isoform X2: MTTALTQGLERIPDQIGYLVISEDGVLASSGELENDEHTAGVIMQMVRTACRFRLHGAAEPPFKRMSVMFEDYVYAVTISGQKVFVVKRQNNQREPVNV, encoded by the exons ATG ACCACAGCCCTTACACAGGGTTTGGAGAGGATCCCTGATCAGATTGGATACCTGGTAATCAGTGAGGATGGAGTGCTTGCA TCTTCAGGAGAGCTGGAGAATGATGAACACACTGCAGGAGTGATCATGCAGATGGTTCGTACAGCTTGTCGCTTTAGGCTTCATGGTGCAGCAGAGCCACCCTTCAAACGCATGTCAG TGATGTTTGAGGACTATGTTTATGCAGTGACGATCTCTGGTCAGAAAGTATTTGTAGTGAAACGGCAGAACAACCAACGGGAACCTGTGAATGTCTAA
- the lamtor4 gene encoding ragulator complex protein LAMTOR4 isoform X1 — protein MTTALTQGLERIPDQIGYLVISEDGVLAVVLCVVGQSSGELENDEHTAGVIMQMVRTACRFRLHGAAEPPFKRMSVMFEDYVYAVTISGQKVFVVKRQNNQREPVNV, from the exons ATG ACCACAGCCCTTACACAGGGTTTGGAGAGGATCCCTGATCAGATTGGATACCTGGTAATCAGTGAGGATGGAGTGCTTGCA GTGGTTCTTTGTGTTGTCGGCCAGTCTTCAGGAGAGCTGGAGAATGATGAACACACTGCAGGAGTGATCATGCAGATGGTTCGTACAGCTTGTCGCTTTAGGCTTCATGGTGCAGCAGAGCCACCCTTCAAACGCATGTCAG TGATGTTTGAGGACTATGTTTATGCAGTGACGATCTCTGGTCAGAAAGTATTTGTAGTGAAACGGCAGAACAACCAACGGGAACCTGTGAATGTCTAA